A section of the Apostichopus japonicus isolate 1M-3 chromosome 1, ASM3797524v1, whole genome shotgun sequence genome encodes:
- the LOC139965336 gene encoding uncharacterized protein isoform X2: MKTLVSSCCFKDNPRMMSRRRRTGKSEEERAVDACLKGEDTEGFRLGFIDEFIGSGVFCEKRFKKGDFLLEYRGELISQEEGEHREANYPEEVGSFLYFFCHNGKTKCIDATDSCGNGRMVNDGTNMANCKMRIVSLEGVPKLCLFALKDIEKGSELRCDYGVSDLPWRKREQIQMETNKVPQESSSEQSEKAKNLTHYPEENRDSSEVFQQLSEASTSKTINKEANIIAGESKQPPRYKKPSRKCPFCGKYYQEKLTRHIKLVHKDEEQVKRALELPQRKREKTFALMRKEGILQANQLQMKVDNPKYEVERRTATENPLVICGLCKGFYSTRFFFRHKAICQGDSCLQASPVPVSLMTPELRVNQNISEVERRTATKTPLGFITEEHENENSSRESDKAQRRSHAKKGKQKRMLKLPQHKRLMSLRCATRERVSGSCESDDRDSSEVFEKLSSSKTVNKEANGIAGNSKQPPRFKKPTRKCPFCGIYCKKKLTRHLKLVHKDEEQVKRALELPKQEMEETFALIRKEEILHANKLLMKVDNPKYEVEKRTATKTSLGFITEDHENEYSSCKSDKTQRRSHAKKGKRKTMLKLPQHKRLLSLRCTTRERVSGSCGSDGRDSSEVFQHLSEASSSKTVNKEANGIAGNSKQPPRYKKPSRKCPFCGKYYKEKLTRHIKLVHKDEEQVKRALELPKQEMEETFALMRKEGILHANQLQMKVDNPKYEVERRVATENPLVICGLCKGFYSTRFFTRHKAICQGDSCLQACSVPVSLVTPECRLNRNISEFQRDILHRFREDEVSEVCRSDPVIVDIGKRLWDASRNKEDIKKTEVRKCVMSDMRRLASLYRCFKEQHEIHGTGPLERGTARDMFQSGNFYCLTEAISSYSGEGNELKPGLKIGLFYLLKKSCKIVKATHLVEGQNASAEEIDQFVAILELNHNYLFGDAKHQIDQSRKANLRNPAALPLEEDVKKLQNYISTVITTMMENDVIVWDSYNFKKLRDVVVARLTLFNAKHCGEPCRLSIEEWKEAMADAWIDETQADAISDPIEEHMLTKLKVTYQTVRGNNRLVPVLFPDDCIQAIEVLTSSAARSSAGVLASNGYVFPRIQSSPNHVMGWHALSGICHDAEVSSKTRLTATRNRHHISTLYASMDVPASERASYLKHMGYSTDVSENIDEAPPAVKEVVEVGQPQQIDAAKKRKCSEEVKAGQEKKTRTYTKWTESDTKLVKEHFHSIITDHTAKTIPNKTEVEGFMKVTKLSRPYPWQTVRTKVMNEREKWKKRFTGRMQAMIEGQLL; encoded by the exons ATGAAAACACTTGTCAGCAGTTGTTGTTTTAAAGATAATCCAAGAATG aTGAGTCGAAGGAGAAGAACAGGAAAATCAGAGGAGGAGAGAGCTGTCGATGCCTGTCTTAAAGGAGAAGACACTGAAGGGTTCCGATTGGGATTCATAGATGAGTTCATAg GCTCCGGTGTCTTTTGTGAGAAACGATTCAAGAAGGGAGACTTTCTTTTGGAATATAGAGGAGAACTAATTTCTCAAGAAGAAGGGGAACATAGAGAAGCCAATTATCCAGAAGAAGTAGGAAGTTTCCTTTATTTCTTTTGTCATAATGGGAAAACAAAATG CATCGATGCTACAGATTCGTGTGGAAATGGAAGGATGGTTAACGATGGTACAAACATGGCAAACTGCAAGATGAGGATTGTTTCTTTGGAAGGAGTGCCAAAACTGTGCCTCTTTGCATTGAAAGATATAGAAAAGGGAAGCGAGCTGAGGTGTGACTATGGCGTCAGTGATCTACCATGGAGGAAGAGG GAGCAGATACAGATGGAAACAAACAAAGTTCCACAAGAATCTTCCTCAGAACAGTCG GAAAAAGCCAAGAACCTTACACATTACCCTGAAGAAAATAGGGACAGTAGTGAGGTCTTCCAACAGCTGTCTGAAGCATCTACTTCAAAGACTATTAACAAAGAGGCAAACATCATTGCTGGTGAATCGAAACAACCACCAAGGTACAAGAAACCTTCAAGAAAGTGTCCATTTTGTGGGAAGTATTACCAAGAAAAACTAACCAGACACATCAAGCTTGTCCACAAGGATGAAGAACAGGTTAAAAGGGCCCTTGAACTACCccaaaggaaaagggagaaaacTTTTGCCTTGATGAGGAAAGAAGGAATCTTACAAGCCAACCAATTACAGATGAAAGTCGACAACCCAAAATATGAAGTGGAAAGGAGGACTGCCACTGAAAACCCTTTGGTCATCTGTGGCTTGTGTAAGGGGTTTTATTCCACTAGATTCTTCTTTAGACACAAGGCCATTTGTCAAGGAGATAGCTGTTTGCAGGCAAGTCCAGTCCCTGTATCCTTGATGACACCTGAGTTAAGAGTGAATCAGAATATCTCTGAAGTGGAAAGAAGGACTGCCACGAAAACCCCTTTGGGGTTTATTACTGAGgaacatgaaaatgaaaactcGAGCCGCGAAAGTGACAAAGCGCAAAGAAGGTCTCATGCCAAAAAAGGGAAGCAAAAGAGGATGCTAAAACTGCCACAACACAAAAGGCTGATGTCATTAAGGTGTGCAACTCGGGAACGTGTGTCAGGTAGTTGTGAGTCAGATGATAGGGACAGTAGTGAGGTCTTTGAAAAGCTATCTTCTTCAAAGACTGTTAACAAAGAGGCAAATGGCATTGCTGGAAATTCGAAACAACCACCAAGGTTCAAGAAACCTACAAGAAAGTGTCCCTTTTGTGGGAtctattgcaaaaaaaaactaacaagaCACCTCAAGCTTGTCCATAAGGATGAAGAACAGGTTAAAAGGGCCCTTGAACTACCCAAACAGGAAATGGAGGAAACTTTTGCCTTGATTAGGAAAGAAGAAATCCTACATGCCAACAAATTACTGATGAAAGTCGACAACCCAAAATATGAAGTGGAAAAGAGGACTGCCACGAAAACTTCTTTGGGGTTTATTACTGAGGATCATGAAAATGAATACTCTAGCTGCAAAAGTGACAAAACACAAAGAAGGTCTCATGCCAAAAAAGGGAAGCGAAAGACGATGCTAAAACTGCCACAACACAAAAGGCTGTTGTCATTAAGGTGTACTACTCGGGAACGTGTGTCAGGTAGTTGTGGGTCAGATGGTAGGGACAGTAGTGAGGTCTTCCAACATCTCTCTGAAGCATCTTCTTCAAAGACTGTTAACAAAGAGGCAAACGGCATTGCTGGAAATTCGAAACAACCACCAAGGTACAAGAAACCTTCAAGAAAGTGTCCATTTTGTGGGAAGTATTACAAAGAAAAACTAACTAGACACATCAAGCTTGTCCATAAGGATGAAGAACAAGTTAAAAGGGCCCTTGAACTACCCAAACAGGAAATGGAGGAAACTTTTGCCTTGATGAGGAAAGAAGGAATCTTACATGCCAACCAATTACAGATGAAAGTCGACAACCCAAAATATGAAGTGGAAAGGAGGGTTGCCACTGAAAACCCTTTGGTCATCTGTGGCTTGTGTAAGGGGTTTTATTCCACTAGATTCTTCACAAGACACAAGGCCATTTGTCAAGGAGATAGCTGTTTGCAAGCATGTTCAGTCCCTGTATCCTTGGTCACGCCTGAGTGTAGACTGAATCGGAATATCTCTGAATTTCAGCGTGACATACTCCATCGATTCAGAGAGGATGAAGTCAGTGAAGTCTGTCGCAGTGATCCTGTTATTGTTGACATAGGAAAGAGATTGTGGGATGCAAGCAGAAACAAAGAGGATATCAAGAAGACCGAAGTTCGAAAATGTGTCATGTCCGATATGAGGCGGCTGGCTTCTTTGTACCGGTGCTTCAAAGAGCAACACGAGATACATGGCACAGGACCCCTGGAAAGAGGTACTGCAAGAGACATGTTTCAGAGCGGAAACTTTTACTGTTTGACAGAGGCAATTTCATCATATTCAGGAGAAGGTAATGAACTCAAGCCAGGCCTGAAGATTGGACTCTTCTACTTGTTGAAGAAATCTTGTAAAATAGTAAAGGCCACCCATTTGGTTGAAGGACAAAACGCATCTGCAGAAGAGATAGACCAGTTTGTTGCCATTTTGGAACTAAACCACAATTATTTATTTGGTGATGCAAAACACCAAATAGACCAAAGCAGGAAAGCCAATCTCAGAAATCCAGCAGCCTTACCCCTCGAGGAAGATGTTAAGAAGCTGCAGAACTACATATCAACAGTGATAACCACCATGATGGAAAATGATGTCATTGTTTGGGACTCATACAACTTTAAGAAGTTACGAGACGTGGTGGTAGCAAGGCTTACTTTATTTAATGCAAAACATTGTGGTGAACCCTGTAGGCTGTCCATTGAAGAATGGAAGGAGGCCATGGCAGATGCATGGATTGACGAGACACAAGCTGATGCAATTTCTGATCCAATTGAGGAACACATGCTCACAAAGTTGAAAGTCACTTACCAGACAGTCAGAGGAAACAACCGTCTTGTTCCTGTCCTTTTCCCAGATGATTGCATACAGGCAATTGAGGTTCTGACAAGCTCGGCAGCAAGGTCTTCAGCAGGTGTGTTGGCGAGCAATGGATATGTGTTTCCTCGCATCCAATCATCACCTAATCATGTCATGGGTTGGCATGCACTTAGTGGCATTTGTCACGATGCAGAGGTGTCGAGCAAAACCAGACTGACTGCTACAAGAAACCGACATCACATCAGTACTTTATATGCATCAATGGATGTACCGGCGTCTGAACGAGCGTCGTACCTTAAACATATGGGATACTCGACCGACGTCAGCGAGAATATAGACGAAGCACCACCTGCTGTTAAGGAAGTCGTTGAGGTTGGGCAGCCACAACAGATTGATGCAG CTAAGAAAAGGAAGTGTTCAGAAGAAGTGAAAGCAGGACAGGAAAAAAAGA CACGAACATACACCAAGTGGACAGAAAGCGACACAAAATTAGTGAAGGAACATTTTCACAGTATAATCACTGACCATACAGCAAAGACAATTCCAA ATAAAACTGAAGTCGAGGGATTTATGAAAGTGACGAAACTTTCACGCCCATACCCTTGGCAGACTGTACGGACTAAGGTGATGAATGAGAGAGAGAAGTGGAAGAAGAGATTCACTGGAAGAATGCAAGCAATGATTGAAGGCCAATTACTTTAA
- the LOC139965336 gene encoding uncharacterized protein isoform X1 has protein sequence MKTLVSSCCFKDNPRMMSRRRRTGKSEEERAVDACLKGEDTEGFRLGFIDEFIGSGVFCEKRFKKGDFLLEYRGELISQEEGEHREANYPEEVGSFLYFFCHNGKTKCIDATDSCGNGRMVNDGTNMANCKMRIVSLEGVPKLCLFALKDIEKGSELRCDYGVSDLPWRKREQIQMETNKVPQESSSEQSEKAKNLTHYPEENRDSSEVFQQLSEASTSKTINKEANIIAGESKQPPRYKKPSRKCPFCGKYYQEKLTRHIKLVHKDEEQVKRALELPQRKREKTFALMRKEGILQANQLQMKVDNPKYEVERRTATENPLVICGLCKGFYSTRFFFRHKAICQGDSCLQASPVPVSLMTPELRVNQNISEVERRTATKTPLGFITEEHENENSSRESDKAQRRSHAKKGKQKRMLKLPQHKRLMSLRCATRERVSGSCESDDRDSSEVFEKLSSSKTVNKEANGIAGNSKQPPRFKKPTRKCPFCGIYCKKKLTRHLKLVHKDEEQVKRALELPKQEMEETFALIRKEEILHANKLLMKVDNPKYEVEKRTATKTSLGFITEDHENEYSSCKSDKTQRRSHAKKGKRKTMLKLPQHKRLLSLRCTTRERVSGSCGSDGRDSSEVFQHLSEASSSKTVNKEANGIAGNSKQPPRYKKPSRKCPFCGKYYKEKLTRHIKLVHKDEEQVKRALELPKQEMEETFALMRKEGILHANQLQMKVDNPKYEVERRVATENPLVICGLCKGFYSTRFFTRHKAICQGDSCLQACSVPVSLVTPECRLNRNISEFQRDILHRFREDEVSEVCRSDPVIVDIGKRLWDASRNKEDIKKTEVRKCVMSDMRRLASLYRCFKEQHEIHGTGPLERGTARDMFQSGNFYCLTEAISSYSGEGNELKPGLKIGLFYLLKKSCKIVKATHLVEGQNASAEEIDQFVAILELNHNYLFGDAKHQIDQSRKANLRNPAALPLEEDVKKLQNYISTVITTMMENDVIVWDSYNFKKLRDVVVARLTLFNAKHCGEPCRLSIEEWKEAMADAWIDETQADAISDPIEEHMLTKLKVTYQTVRGNNRLVPVLFPDDCIQAIEVLTSSAARSSAGVLASNGYVFPRIQSSPNHVMGWHALSGICHDAEVSSKTRLTATRNRHHISTLYASMDVPASERASYLKHMGYSTDVSENIDEAPPAVKEVVEVGQPQQIDAGHDDCLLETRNQAVDDADPDVSGPSAVEHHEVNECDKGTAKKRKCSEEVKAGQEKKTRTYTKWTESDTKLVKEHFHSIITDHTAKTIPNKTEVEGFMKVTKLSRPYPWQTVRTKVMNEREKWKKRFTGRMQAMIEGQLL, from the exons ATGAAAACACTTGTCAGCAGTTGTTGTTTTAAAGATAATCCAAGAATG aTGAGTCGAAGGAGAAGAACAGGAAAATCAGAGGAGGAGAGAGCTGTCGATGCCTGTCTTAAAGGAGAAGACACTGAAGGGTTCCGATTGGGATTCATAGATGAGTTCATAg GCTCCGGTGTCTTTTGTGAGAAACGATTCAAGAAGGGAGACTTTCTTTTGGAATATAGAGGAGAACTAATTTCTCAAGAAGAAGGGGAACATAGAGAAGCCAATTATCCAGAAGAAGTAGGAAGTTTCCTTTATTTCTTTTGTCATAATGGGAAAACAAAATG CATCGATGCTACAGATTCGTGTGGAAATGGAAGGATGGTTAACGATGGTACAAACATGGCAAACTGCAAGATGAGGATTGTTTCTTTGGAAGGAGTGCCAAAACTGTGCCTCTTTGCATTGAAAGATATAGAAAAGGGAAGCGAGCTGAGGTGTGACTATGGCGTCAGTGATCTACCATGGAGGAAGAGG GAGCAGATACAGATGGAAACAAACAAAGTTCCACAAGAATCTTCCTCAGAACAGTCG GAAAAAGCCAAGAACCTTACACATTACCCTGAAGAAAATAGGGACAGTAGTGAGGTCTTCCAACAGCTGTCTGAAGCATCTACTTCAAAGACTATTAACAAAGAGGCAAACATCATTGCTGGTGAATCGAAACAACCACCAAGGTACAAGAAACCTTCAAGAAAGTGTCCATTTTGTGGGAAGTATTACCAAGAAAAACTAACCAGACACATCAAGCTTGTCCACAAGGATGAAGAACAGGTTAAAAGGGCCCTTGAACTACCccaaaggaaaagggagaaaacTTTTGCCTTGATGAGGAAAGAAGGAATCTTACAAGCCAACCAATTACAGATGAAAGTCGACAACCCAAAATATGAAGTGGAAAGGAGGACTGCCACTGAAAACCCTTTGGTCATCTGTGGCTTGTGTAAGGGGTTTTATTCCACTAGATTCTTCTTTAGACACAAGGCCATTTGTCAAGGAGATAGCTGTTTGCAGGCAAGTCCAGTCCCTGTATCCTTGATGACACCTGAGTTAAGAGTGAATCAGAATATCTCTGAAGTGGAAAGAAGGACTGCCACGAAAACCCCTTTGGGGTTTATTACTGAGgaacatgaaaatgaaaactcGAGCCGCGAAAGTGACAAAGCGCAAAGAAGGTCTCATGCCAAAAAAGGGAAGCAAAAGAGGATGCTAAAACTGCCACAACACAAAAGGCTGATGTCATTAAGGTGTGCAACTCGGGAACGTGTGTCAGGTAGTTGTGAGTCAGATGATAGGGACAGTAGTGAGGTCTTTGAAAAGCTATCTTCTTCAAAGACTGTTAACAAAGAGGCAAATGGCATTGCTGGAAATTCGAAACAACCACCAAGGTTCAAGAAACCTACAAGAAAGTGTCCCTTTTGTGGGAtctattgcaaaaaaaaactaacaagaCACCTCAAGCTTGTCCATAAGGATGAAGAACAGGTTAAAAGGGCCCTTGAACTACCCAAACAGGAAATGGAGGAAACTTTTGCCTTGATTAGGAAAGAAGAAATCCTACATGCCAACAAATTACTGATGAAAGTCGACAACCCAAAATATGAAGTGGAAAAGAGGACTGCCACGAAAACTTCTTTGGGGTTTATTACTGAGGATCATGAAAATGAATACTCTAGCTGCAAAAGTGACAAAACACAAAGAAGGTCTCATGCCAAAAAAGGGAAGCGAAAGACGATGCTAAAACTGCCACAACACAAAAGGCTGTTGTCATTAAGGTGTACTACTCGGGAACGTGTGTCAGGTAGTTGTGGGTCAGATGGTAGGGACAGTAGTGAGGTCTTCCAACATCTCTCTGAAGCATCTTCTTCAAAGACTGTTAACAAAGAGGCAAACGGCATTGCTGGAAATTCGAAACAACCACCAAGGTACAAGAAACCTTCAAGAAAGTGTCCATTTTGTGGGAAGTATTACAAAGAAAAACTAACTAGACACATCAAGCTTGTCCATAAGGATGAAGAACAAGTTAAAAGGGCCCTTGAACTACCCAAACAGGAAATGGAGGAAACTTTTGCCTTGATGAGGAAAGAAGGAATCTTACATGCCAACCAATTACAGATGAAAGTCGACAACCCAAAATATGAAGTGGAAAGGAGGGTTGCCACTGAAAACCCTTTGGTCATCTGTGGCTTGTGTAAGGGGTTTTATTCCACTAGATTCTTCACAAGACACAAGGCCATTTGTCAAGGAGATAGCTGTTTGCAAGCATGTTCAGTCCCTGTATCCTTGGTCACGCCTGAGTGTAGACTGAATCGGAATATCTCTGAATTTCAGCGTGACATACTCCATCGATTCAGAGAGGATGAAGTCAGTGAAGTCTGTCGCAGTGATCCTGTTATTGTTGACATAGGAAAGAGATTGTGGGATGCAAGCAGAAACAAAGAGGATATCAAGAAGACCGAAGTTCGAAAATGTGTCATGTCCGATATGAGGCGGCTGGCTTCTTTGTACCGGTGCTTCAAAGAGCAACACGAGATACATGGCACAGGACCCCTGGAAAGAGGTACTGCAAGAGACATGTTTCAGAGCGGAAACTTTTACTGTTTGACAGAGGCAATTTCATCATATTCAGGAGAAGGTAATGAACTCAAGCCAGGCCTGAAGATTGGACTCTTCTACTTGTTGAAGAAATCTTGTAAAATAGTAAAGGCCACCCATTTGGTTGAAGGACAAAACGCATCTGCAGAAGAGATAGACCAGTTTGTTGCCATTTTGGAACTAAACCACAATTATTTATTTGGTGATGCAAAACACCAAATAGACCAAAGCAGGAAAGCCAATCTCAGAAATCCAGCAGCCTTACCCCTCGAGGAAGATGTTAAGAAGCTGCAGAACTACATATCAACAGTGATAACCACCATGATGGAAAATGATGTCATTGTTTGGGACTCATACAACTTTAAGAAGTTACGAGACGTGGTGGTAGCAAGGCTTACTTTATTTAATGCAAAACATTGTGGTGAACCCTGTAGGCTGTCCATTGAAGAATGGAAGGAGGCCATGGCAGATGCATGGATTGACGAGACACAAGCTGATGCAATTTCTGATCCAATTGAGGAACACATGCTCACAAAGTTGAAAGTCACTTACCAGACAGTCAGAGGAAACAACCGTCTTGTTCCTGTCCTTTTCCCAGATGATTGCATACAGGCAATTGAGGTTCTGACAAGCTCGGCAGCAAGGTCTTCAGCAGGTGTGTTGGCGAGCAATGGATATGTGTTTCCTCGCATCCAATCATCACCTAATCATGTCATGGGTTGGCATGCACTTAGTGGCATTTGTCACGATGCAGAGGTGTCGAGCAAAACCAGACTGACTGCTACAAGAAACCGACATCACATCAGTACTTTATATGCATCAATGGATGTACCGGCGTCTGAACGAGCGTCGTACCTTAAACATATGGGATACTCGACCGACGTCAGCGAGAATATAGACGAAGCACCACCTGCTGTTAAGGAAGTCGTTGAGGTTGGGCAGCCACAACAGATTGATGCAG GTCATGATGACTGCTTACTAGAGACCAGGAACCAGGCAGTGGATGACGCTGATCCGGACGTCTCAG GGCCTAGTGCTGTTGAGCATCATGAAGTCAACGAGTGTGACAAAGGCACAG CTAAGAAAAGGAAGTGTTCAGAAGAAGTGAAAGCAGGACAGGAAAAAAAGA CACGAACATACACCAAGTGGACAGAAAGCGACACAAAATTAGTGAAGGAACATTTTCACAGTATAATCACTGACCATACAGCAAAGACAATTCCAA ATAAAACTGAAGTCGAGGGATTTATGAAAGTGACGAAACTTTCACGCCCATACCCTTGGCAGACTGTACGGACTAAGGTGATGAATGAGAGAGAGAAGTGGAAGAAGAGATTCACTGGAAGAATGCAAGCAATGATTGAAGGCCAATTACTTTAA